The proteins below are encoded in one region of Acidimicrobiia bacterium:
- a CDS encoding M28 family peptidase — MGGIGVSRWARIVALAAIPMLLSSCTWFDLAHLASDATEGRDNGTPGSALARRYLVDQLKPIAKGANTALTGDDAYTQPIPGGTNIVAVIPGSDLASQYVMVGAHYDHLGHSCRTSDPADTICNGATDNAAGDAALLAIGRALASAKPPPRRSVILALWDEEEDGLLGSKYYTQHPLIPIAQTVAYVNFDIQGANLRPSVRNDTFAVGAESGGSALQKIVRKAYSGSTLDGGLFSAVFGEGRSDYANFLAAQVPTVFFTDSTGPCYHTAQDGFGVVDFNKLDQQIDVSLNVTRVLATTATPPTFVSNTPIAAYDDAVLLGKLGDQLQADNARFDASDRAALRTLRRDVHAIIAAGPAAFDQNAIVTLLTDAASAVQILTHGSCDGFFGPPASVR, encoded by the coding sequence ATGGGTGGGATCGGAGTCAGCCGCTGGGCTCGGATCGTGGCATTGGCCGCGATCCCGATGCTCCTTTCCAGTTGCACCTGGTTCGACCTCGCCCACCTCGCGAGCGACGCGACCGAAGGTCGCGACAACGGCACTCCCGGCTCCGCACTCGCGCGGCGGTACCTCGTCGATCAGCTGAAGCCGATCGCGAAGGGCGCCAACACCGCGCTCACCGGCGACGACGCGTACACCCAGCCGATTCCGGGCGGCACGAACATCGTCGCCGTCATCCCCGGCTCCGATCTCGCGAGCCAGTACGTCATGGTCGGCGCGCACTACGACCATCTCGGGCACAGCTGCCGCACCTCCGACCCCGCGGACACGATCTGCAACGGCGCGACCGACAACGCGGCCGGCGACGCGGCGCTCCTCGCGATCGGCCGTGCGCTCGCGAGCGCGAAGCCGCCGCCGCGGCGGTCGGTGATCCTCGCGCTGTGGGACGAGGAAGAGGACGGACTCCTCGGCTCGAAGTACTACACGCAGCACCCGCTGATCCCGATCGCGCAGACCGTCGCATACGTGAACTTCGACATCCAAGGCGCCAACCTCCGGCCGAGCGTGCGCAACGACACGTTCGCGGTCGGCGCGGAGAGCGGTGGGTCGGCGCTGCAGAAGATCGTGCGGAAGGCTTACTCGGGGTCGACGCTCGACGGCGGTCTGTTCAGCGCGGTGTTCGGCGAGGGTCGCAGCGACTACGCGAACTTCCTCGCGGCGCAGGTGCCGACCGTCTTCTTCACCGACTCGACCGGTCCCTGCTACCACACCGCGCAGGACGGGTTCGGGGTCGTCGACTTCAACAAGCTCGACCAGCAGATCGACGTGTCGCTCAACGTCACGCGCGTGCTGGCGACGACCGCGACGCCACCGACGTTCGTGTCCAACACGCCCATCGCGGCGTACGACGACGCGGTGCTGCTGGGCAAGCTCGGCGATCAGTTGCAAGCCGACAATGCGCGCTTCGACGCCTCCGACCGCGCCGCGTTGCGCACGCTGCGGCGCGACGTGCACGCGATCATCGCCGCCGGACCCGCCGCGTTCGACCAGAACGCGATCGTCACCCTGCTGACCGACGCGGCGTCGGCGGTGCAGATCCTCACGCACGGCTCGTGCGACGGATTCTTCGGACCTCCCGCGTCGGTGCGCTGA